The stretch of DNA gggcggggctactACCATCTCATTTATGTCCAACTAATACCCAGctgatgtaaaacacacacattatggTGTGTTTTGAGGTTGTTGTGTTCTCTACACAAGCATCATTAAATGaagcaaatgtttttgtttctgcctgttttctcttctctcctctccgagCTTCCCTCCTCTGATGAGTGGAAGATGATTAAAATCTGGAGTCGTCCTCACAACAGAGCACTGACATTCAGACCCGCTCTTTCGCACAGTCGCTTCACTCCGCTGCTCTAAAACTCATGAGGGTCCTTTTAATTAAGACCCATCTTAGACTTCGTGCCTTGTCACGGCTTTTCGAATATCTGCATCATAATGAGCTGATCCGAGTGGCGGAAGCAAATATTTCACCCCTGTTTATGACTTCTGTAATTGTCTGCGGTGGCACCAGCAGGAATCTTCCTTCTGCAGGCTTGTGTGGGCAGGTTTGAATCTTAATAAGTCAGTAAGACCCAACTTTTGCTTTCACTCTCGCCGAGCGTGATATACGGTGTGATGTTttcagctgcacctgcagagagaTGTTGCCAGGCTGGAGCACTGAGCGAGTCAGTCATCCGcctccaaaaagaaaaaaaaaaagtgcacatGCCTTCATTAGACTGCAGCTCTTGACAGCGCGTCACGCTTGTGCGCCTGGTGCACGAGCAGAAGGCTCACACCTACACAGCTCCCGTGCCCGGCCAGCTGCTCGCCGCCACGGACGCCATCCCACAAACATTTGCATACCTTATGTTGTGTGGTAAACAACACTGCGTCTGCGTGAAAGTGTCGAGAACTTATGGAAACTGGAAACGATCAGACGACGCAGAAAGGAGAGAAACATCCCACAACAGGGTCTCGCATGGTTGGAGTCGGATGTGAGGCGACTGATTACAACCTAAAGTTCAGCTTTATGAAGAAAGAGTTGACATGTAGAGGGTGCATAAGTAACAACCATCTGGGCTTATTTGGATGCAAAGTAGCACTTGTGTTAGTGGAGGCAGTAGACAACAGAACCGGTGTTCCTTAAGTGGTTTCCACCCATCAATGCACCTTTGGAAAAACTGATGTTGAAGTCAAAACTGTGCTCATGGAAATGGCAACCCATAAAAATGTCAGATATTATCATTCTTTTCCCCTTGTGATGTGGCAGAAGCTGCAAATGGAAGCTCTGCGCTGACGTTTCCcccatttctttatttgtgaGGGATACGGCTCCTCCTGTGGGGCAGATCGCCACTGCCTCCTCGCATGGGTGGCGTCTCTTTGGCCGTGGTGCTAGTGGGGTCGGCTGAGGCGGTGATGGAGTTACTTGAGCCAGCCTGAGCTCCTAAGATGAGGCCAGTGGTCCAGGGTGTCAGTAGAAGGCGTTGTCTGTGTATCATTTTTGAGGCGTTAACTCTTCCCCGGCTCCTCCAGGAAGAGCCTCCTCCTGAGGGACGTTCCCACAGGGACGAGCCCTGTGGGGTCACTGGCTGCCCGCTCATTAACAGCGCTGATATCCAGCATGCTAACAAAAGGGCCACCGGCTGGTCCTCCTGCTGCAACTGTGAATAGATCCAGAGGACCAGAGACAGAGGATGAAAATGGTTTTATAAGACACTCTGAACAGCACACAGATGTCCACAGCTAGACTGAACCACTGAGGCACCTGGACAGCCCACAGATCCCAGAGTTAGCAGGCTGCAGCCAGCTTATCTGTTCCCCCCAGCTgagcaacacaaacattttGACAGTCTTCCGATAGATATGTCGGCCTGTCCGGCCAACCCAGGGGACCGAGAGACGGCAGCCGAGAGAAGGAGCCGGAATAAAGCTGCACGGTATCCCATAAATGGGATAGGAACACAAGTGTCAGAAGGCTTATGGATGGATTCTCAGTTATGGGATTCATGATATCTGCGTGACTGGCGTGTTTTTACagaaagtgggttttttttaggtaATTTCTGCCAGAGCAAGAAATCACTTTGGAGTGagagaaaagcaaacacacaccagcaaaagCAGGAAACTGCAAGTCATTAAAGTTAATATAATATCATCAGAATATGCACCAATGCACAAAAGCAATCAGTATCGTCCCAAAGACCCTGTTTATCCACACACAGATAGGAGATTATAAAGCTTTCCGTCACATTCaccagagaaataaaacagcaaattcATTTTCAAAGAATGAGACTGGCCATCTTTAACTCCACATGTAGCaatttttgttttctgtcttttatatttaatatgACATGAATATATCCGGGTAACGTTTAGCTTAAGTATCACAAGCGCCGCAGTAAACACACGCCGGATGATGCATTACGTTAATTtcaagctgctcctgctgagggAAACATAACTTAATCAATCTTTAATAAAACATAAAGGCGGGGAATCATAGGAAATGACTCCATtcggaaataaataaataaaaaccgcAGTAATCTGGAGGAATTCCTTTGTCTTAATTAGCCTCCCAGGGTGTTTTTTTACTTAGCCCTGGCAGCTGCATGACATTTTTCTGGCTGTAACTAACTGCCTGGTGGTCCCACTGACCCTGACATGGCAGCTGTGTAGTGAACATGTCCCCAGAATGTGATGCAAAAAAAGCAGTTTAACTCTGTGTTGATAGAACTGGTGAAATCTTTATATGTCTGCAGGAGACAATCGCTCCCTGTGAAGGAAACCCTCTTTTAGTGACCATTAGCTTCGGCTAGCATGAACTGCTAAAGTGTAGCTACCGGTCACATTATTAGGAAAACGTCCCCGTGGCTTTGTTCTAATCATCCTTTAAAAAAGGCTTTAGGACAGCAATAGTTGAAGATCTATCATGACTGCTCTGGGCATGCACACGCTGGCTGCGATGTTACAGTAGAagctggttgccatggaaattCAATTCAGTGCACtttaattcaactttatttatacggCATCTGTTATAGTCACATCTCTGGGCGCTTTACAGGAGTCTGACCCCTGAGCAAGAGACAGCAgcaagaaacaggaagaaatcttgaaatcatatgatgatggatggatggtatgtggatggatgggtgatggatggatggatggatggatggatgggtgatggatggatggatgatggatggatggatggatggatggatggatggatggatggatggtggatggatgatggatgtgtaACTGTATGGATCTGTAAACTAGGATGTTAAATTAACCCCAGGAGCTGCGCTCGTGCGACCTCTGAAGGTTGGAAGCGTCACACAGAAAGAGCCCGATCCCTCTGCAGTGTGACGATAGAAGCGCTTCTTTGGAGAACATCCTGCTGTCACAAGGGCAGAGTTTGAACAGCAGGTGACGCAGCTGAAGCCACGGCACCAAAAACACGTCAGCCGTCTCAGACCCGAAACAGGAGCAGGCGTTCCGCTCCCTCCTCGGTGTCGCAGGGCAGCTGTGCAACAACTGGAAACCTACATCGAGAGAGGAGCCGCGGcggaggtgaggagagagcatAAAGGATGCTACGCTACACAGAACACTAGACGTTGCAGATGAATTACTCTTTATATGTGCCGCAGCttcatgttttcattcttttgtgCCTAGGAAATAAAAAAGCGCTGCCTGGCCTTTATGTCATCAACGGCCTCGTGTGAAGAGTTTATTTGATAGAAGTTCGACACGATCTCGCGGtgaaaaaaaagcttaaaataAGCACAAGTGTTCTGCGCAGAAGGCCGAAGAAAGAACCGAGGCGGGGCGCCCGGGATTGAAAGTATCGATCTGCAGCGTCAGGGAATGAATTTGCGCAGTGATtgaatgaattattaaaaagaTATTCACCACAGCAGGTGGACAGAGAGGCCCGAGGCCGCACGGCACAAGGGCGCCATAACAGCCGTTGCTGGTGTGAGATTAGCATCTCCGACGCCACGGATCAGGGCCAGCGCCAGGTCTTTGCCGACAAATAATCATCTCATTCAAACCCTATTATTATTTCATACGCAGCGTGGCGGAAAACACAACAGCATTAAAATTCAATAGCTTCTAccatgttgctgttttttctttttttccccttcccgTCGTTGTGCTTCCAGGGTGAAACTGTGGCTTCCAGAGGAAAATAATCATTTGCCTCTGCAAAGGCGACGCAACGGCAACGCGCTCGGAGGTACGGCTCGATCACACCACCGCGTGCCCGTAGGAGGGGAAGTGAGCAGAGGAGGGGCGGAGGTGATCCGCCGAGGTGCAGAGTGTTTCTGAGGAGGCTTCTTCTCCTTCACGCCAGCGGCTCGGAGACTCGCTTGTGTGGGCGACGCGCTGAACAATGAATTCACAATGAGAGCAAAGCTTTGGACGTTCTGTGACGCTCCTGCGGCCCCACAGGGGCGTTACACAATCCACACATTTAAGCTGACAGTGTCGGCCATGTGATGAGACCCCAGTTACAGGAAGAGGGTTCTGTAGTCCCTGTTTGAATTGGAGTTACTGGCCCCCCTCAAAGTCCAGACCTCATCCCCATCCGGCAAGCCAGTCGGAAACTGAACCGGACAGATCTGCTGCCGCCTGTGTCGCAGACGTCACAGGAGTTTTGAAGGTCCCAGGAAATGAGCCAACACTGTCAGCAGCACACAGGGGTAAAACAGTCCTCAGCATCTTTATTCAGTCAAAAACCAGGCAGGCAGAAATCTCAAGATCCAGGAACAAAGGTCAAAACGCAGGGTAAGAAATGCTGCACCATCACGATGACCAGGCAGACTGGCTTATTTACACCCGGGGGGGGGACAACAACACACAGGTGAGATACATAAGGGGAATTTTCTAAAATAGAAGGAAATATGAGATCATGAGACTATCAAaattaaacaggaaatgaactaAACTACAAAGCAAAGTCCGACAGGTAGTGGCTGAAGGTGGACAAATTGAATATTCACGTACAGACAGGCTTGAAGCCCGACTCACCTCTGATATTCGGGGTGCTCAGTGCGCCCACCTGCAGAGCTCGTGGTCGATCCTTTCAGCTCCGTTCTGATCATTTTGGACCCTTAAGCAGGAGGCGGTGGTTTGCTCAGACGTGAAGAACTGTGCTGTGGAACCTCACAGTGTTTCTGGACCCtttcttttgcatttgttttcctcccctctgatTATATTGACACGTTCCTGCCTCTTAACCCCAACCAGACGAGAGGAATTTGCAGAATTTTTGAAAGGCTCGAGTGGCGAGTGGTGTTTTTCCTCATGTTCTTCCATTTTATCCATTAAAACGTTTAATCTACATCCTGAAAACACTCTCCCAAAGAGAGTTCCTaaatctccccctcctctcaaTTCCCCTTAAAAAATGTTGCTTGATTTAAAACGGACCATAATCCTTCAGAGACAACACGACATAAGTTATGTCACACCTTCTTAGGTCTTTTCACTTTGCGTAACGTGCTTTGAGATTACAGCAGCATCAATTTATTGACGTGTGAAAGCTGTTTATGTGAGCAGGCAGCGCATCTTTAAGGAGAGTAAAGGTGCTGTCTGAGAGCAGGATTTACTCTAATTCCCTTAAAAGCACCACGTTGTTTTGCCACGTTTGATCTCATAACACTTCCGGTGGCTTCTGCAGCACTTCAACTAACTATTTACTTATCAATCCTCCACCAACTAATAcccttttgccccccccccccccccccccccccccccccgccccccccaatCTCTCGGAGGGAATCAATTTTATTTGGACAGGTTTTATAGGCCGCATAAATAAAAGCTGATTTGGCAAGGAACAAAAATAATGGAATTCTCCCTCTTGAATTAAAGATAAGGCAAATAACTCGGGGAAAGATGAGTATTTTAGAAGTTTGATGATACAgcagtggagggagagagggaaagtCATGGCTTCTGTGCGTCACGATGACATTAACAGGTGAGCGCGCCTCTGCGGTGACGGTGCGTTCAGACTCACCCCTTATTACCTGAAATCACGCTGCTGCCGCTTCTACTCTGCGCCGGCGCGCGTGCGCGAGGACACGCGCAAAGACCACCACAGCTGGCGCCGGCACTCTTCCACCTTGTCCACAAAACGCGCGTTTTCCAGATGAATAATACACACGGAGAAATGACAAATATTCAGAGCGATGAAAGATTTAACACGTGGGAGCCTGAAAGCAAAATGGGTTTTCATCTTTTGAAGGGATGACGCCGGTTTCTGGAGCCGATTAAACAGGGACGGCGCGGCTTTTCctccctccgctcctcctcctcctccccccaccctgtGATGCAGTGAAGCATCTCTGCGCAGAACCGGGCTCGCTGTATAAAAGCGGCCGCGCTTCCACACGCGTAATACAACCAGGTGGGGGGACACAAGCGCGCCGAGCCGAGCCAAATCACAGCCCCGCACCGACGCCGACATGCAGGCCGCGAAGAGCGCCGTCAGCTGGaggcttttcctctttctttgccTGCTTTCGGAAAGTTCTTCCCAAGACTTCGGCGGACAGACGCAGTTCATCTGCACGTCCGTGCCCAAGAACATGGACATATGCGCGGCCACTTTGCAGAACAGCGTGCCAGGGGACGACTTGAAGAGCACCGTCATTCAGCTGCGGGAGACGGTTCTGCAGCAAAAGGAGACCATCATGAACCAAAAGGAGACCATCAGGGAGCTGACCTCAAAGTTGGCCCGCTGCGAGAGCCAGAGCGGCGCCGAGCCTGGGGACGCGCGGCCCGGGGGCAGGAGGAAAGAGGCTGGCACCAAAAACACGATGGGGGATGTGTCGAGGGGCCCCGCGGACACTTTGACGCAGCTCTCGCAGACTTTGCAGTCGCTGAAGCAGCGCTTAGAAAACCTGGAGGTAGGCAGCGGGGACCCTTTTTCTCTCATCAtcgtctctccctccctctctctctccgtgtgtctctctctccctctctgtctctctgtctttttggCACTTTGGGGGACTTTGCGCAAAGCTATGAAATATTTTACAGATTTAGAGACAATTTACGAATGTCTGTGGTTTATAATTCCGCACTGACGCGCGAGCGCACGGGAAGTTGCTTAAATGAGACATTAAAACCAACgataaggtaaaaaaaaaaagcaacatccAAAACGGTCTGTTGACCCAAAACGCTTCTCCCGACAGCAAATCAGCAGAAGTAACAAGTCGGCGCAGGCAAACAGCCTGAAAGATCTGCTCCAGAGCAGGATCGACGACTTGGAGAAGCAGGTGCTGTCCCGGGTAAACAGCATCGAGGAGGGGAAGCTGGGGATGCGCAACGAGACGGAGCAGCGCGGCCGAGTGGAGTCCACCCTCACCTCTCTGCACCAGAGGATCACCGACCTGGAGAAAGGTAGTCCGACAtgagaggaaaagacaaaaatacggCCTCGGCAGTTTTACTTAACGGTTTAACTCTGCTCGAAACGTGAAGGTCCGGATTAATATCGCTGCAATACGCAAATAGAGCATtgttggggggagggagagaatgcAAATAAAGGGTCCATTTGGGACAGAAAAAGAAGCGCCCGCGTTGGTATAGGGGTGTGATGCAGGAACAAATCAGGGGATGAAGCCTGACAAACCCATCTCCAATACTCCTGTGACAGCCTTACCACGCGGGATTAAAGCAAATCTGGAGCGTCACGATTGTGGATTTGTTGTGTAATGTATAATTCCTCTTTAAATCTCCGACATGTGGCAGGAATGAAAGAATGGTTTCACTCTCCAAAGCCTGttcatttctccctctttccacGCAGGTCAAAGGGAAAACAGACCTCTGGATAAATTTCAGCTCACCTTCCCCATGAGGACCAACTACATGTACGCAAAAGTGAAGAAGAGTCTGCCGGAGATGTACGCCCTCACCGTGTGCATGTGGCTCAAATCCAATGCGTCTCCCGGAGTGGGCACGCCGTTCTCATACGCCGTTCCTGGTCAAGCCAATGAGCTGGTCCTCATAGAATGGGGGAACAGCCCGATGGAGATCCTGATCAACGATAAGGTGCGTTTGAAACCCATGCGGTGGTGCCATCACGTTGAGTTTTCGAAAGCGATTCCAGCTTGTGCTCGTTTACTTCCTCCAGGTGGCGAAGCTGCCTTTCCTCATTAACGACGGGAAGTGGCACCACATCTGCGTGACCTGGACCACCCGCGATGGGGTCTGGGAGGCTTTTCAGGATGGAGTCAAGAGGGGGAGCGGGGAGAATCTGGCTCCCTATCATCCCATCAAGCCCCAGGGCCTGCTGATCCTCGGCCAGGAGCAGGTAACGACGGCAacgatacaaacacacacatctgcttcAGGTGCTTTTTGGGTTCGGGAAGCCATCAAAGTGTGAAgagtaaaaagaaagaaaattgagGTACATTTTTCATTGCGGCAGATTTGAAGTCCTCCAGGTGGCAGATGGGGTTATTTTGGCTGTCAGAGTCATCAGCTCTCTATGAATCATTTTTACATGCAGCGGATTACCACAGAGAGAGGATTTGAGGCACGGCGCAATTCTATTTTGGCACAAGAGGATTCGTTGGCGTtcacatttctatttttgtgaATACTGGTTGTACGTGTGACCCAGGGGACCTTTTTTCTCTTCGTGTCTTTCTTATTCACTTACTGTAGGGGCGCGCTAAGTTTTATCACGCTACTGTGATGTCACAatgctaatgtagctgctgctgctgacgtaGCCCAATCCGATCTGAACGACCCCCCCGAGGAGGAAGTCACATTGAGTCTCCAAACCTGAATGGAAAAGTAGCCATAAAGTAGCGTTTAATATGTTTAACAGTGACGCAAGAAGAGTGAGTCTATAATTTCATCTTTAATTTGTGTTATTAGTTTAATCACATATAACCAGATCTCATCAAGCATCCAAGTGGAGTGAAGATTACCgtcatttaatttcattttttttttaaaaaaaggttcacATCATCTGCGCAGGTGCTTCGGTCCATGTAGCAGCCTGAGGCTTGAGAATCCCATCAGCTTTGATTACATCTATCTGTCTTCACCACAGGACATGCTCGGAGGAGGCTTTGATGCCACGCAGGCCTTCGTAGGGGACCTGGCGAATTTCCACATCTGGGATCGTAAACTGTCCGTCGGGGAGATATATAATCTGGCAACGTGCAGCAGCAAAGCCCAGGTGGGCAACGTTTTTGCCTGGATGGAGACAAGCCTGGAAATTTACGGCGGCGCCTCGAAGTGGACATTTGAAGCCTGTCGCCAGCTCAACTGAATGCCAGGGGGAGTCGCTTGGTAACCTTGAAGTTTGAAAGATAAGGAAACGATTGTATCTAGATATTTCGAGCAGTATTCACAGACCCTTGAGAGTTTTCCCTCCGCCGCAATTTTATGTGGGGAGGCAGGTTCACCGTTACTGGACACACTAAGGCACTCCGCGGTGCTTCGAGAGAACAAGCTTCCTCTTGTGGTGTGGCCGTGACTCTTCGAAGACGCGTCTCAGAGATCCCCAAAATGTCGGCAAAGCATCTAAAAGCGACTAGAAGTGACGCGATCCAACGGCGCGGAGAGAGTTGTGTTTGGGTCAGGACGGCTCGGTCATTTTCACTGTGAAAAGGGACAAGGCGGATGTCTTTAAAGAAGGGATTGGGTTTATTTTGTTCAAGACGTTATGAAGTCGACAACGTTGTTTCTCTCTCACTTTCATttctccaccaccacctgctTGATGTGATTTTTGTGTGAAGATTATTATTGCCAACGTTGAAGCCTGAGTGCCTTGGGCTGTCAAAAGAAGAATAGATCAGCACATTTGTTATTATTTCCAATGTGTTTCCTTCACTTCCTTGTGAATTcatcccccacctccccaaaaAAAAGGTGTCACATCCAACACCGAATATGTTTGGATTAGATTATTTGGTGTAAAATGCAGTTCATTGGTGGAAACGAGGCAttttgcagatgtttgtgttttcctggGAATGTCCTCTGTACAGTAACAGCATGTCTTAACTTCTGTAAATGCTGTGTTAGCTTCCCTGACCTTTGCTTTTACCTTCCTACTCCTGGGTTGAGATTTTATACCATATTGTTGTATGCTTAAAGCATGGCAGCActgacagaggaaaaaaatagtTTTTGTAATAAATTGTGATACTTGAATCATACTCAGGTCCAAAGATATTTATTCGACACACAGATTAACGTGTTAGCTACACACTCacgatctgattggctgacacCAGCGTGTAGCCGACCCTTCAACATGCCAGCTATAATCAATGCCGTTTGGTTGCTAATCGAAGTGGTACTACAGCGTTTCTATGGGATCATCCTCCAGCCACGACGATAGAGCCTCTTTAGTTGGAGACCTCTGCAACAATGGAGAAGTTTGTTTTCTCCCCCAGGACTGTTTTGGGGGTTCTCGCAGCTTGTTCTTGGTGCTCCGTCCATACGGAACTTTTATTCTCTGTGGTGCCTGATGACTGCTGTGTGATTGATCATTTCCGATTTCCTGCCGGTGTGAAGAGCAAGGAAAGTTATGAGGAACAGCTAGCTGAGGCTGCGACGATGTACGAAAATTTGTACTGCCTCAAATTTGTGCGATACATTGGAGCACTAACGTGCACAGAGCAAAGGTGACGCTTTTGTATAAAATTGGCATAGGAAGAGCTGACATAGGGAGCTTTCTTCTGTCTTCTGCCACCTCTAGAAAAAGAATTTATTTGGAACAGCGTGACAatataaatgaggaaaaagcaTCAAAACCGTGTTGAGCATTCCCTTCTGATTAAAAACGTCTGACCCTGACCTCATTGGAATAACTTCTTCAAAAACTGAAAATGTcgaaaaagttttaaaaatcCCCGAAACGCGCTTCCACTCCAGTCAGTCAGATTTCTGAATCCACAAttcttaaaacatttaaaaatatgcgGCCATTCCGAAGTTATTATTCTGAATACATCCATATATTTCTCAATGTCAAAGAATCTTAGTGGGGAAAAAGAAGGGTTAGAAATCAACAGAAACGTCTGCGGAGGAGGTGCTGATGATAATTGATTCCGCTTCAAGTTGCAAAAATCTGGAGGCTCAGTGAGGAAAGAAAAGTCGGTTCTGATGAGCCGGACCTTCAACACACACCCTTTCCTGTCAACAGTTACAGGTCATACATCTGAGTCACACACTTTCTCTGCAAATGACTCACAACTGACTGATCTCCTGCATCagatcattgtgtgtgtgtgtgtgtgtgtgtgtgtgtgtgtgtgggttggtgGGTgaatgggtggggggggggtctgagggtCTTCCTTAATTGTTAGCAAGGTCATTTGGTGCCGCCGCAGTCGGGTCCTGTGTCTCGCAAATTGGTCTCCCATCTCTCGCTTCGGAATAAAGCGTCGCCTTTACGTCGATAAGGTTTTTCCCCAGACGAGCTGCACGTCATGGCTCCCACCTTTAGCGCAGCCAT from Takifugu flavidus isolate HTHZ2018 chromosome 18, ASM371156v2, whole genome shotgun sequence encodes:
- the nptx1l gene encoding neuronal pentraxin 1 like — its product is MQAAKSAVSWRLFLFLCLLSESSSQDFGGQTQFICTSVPKNMDICAATLQNSVPGDDLKSTVIQLRETVLQQKETIMNQKETIRELTSKLARCESQSGAEPGDARPGGRRKEAGTKNTMGDVSRGPADTLTQLSQTLQSLKQRLENLEQISRSNKSAQANSLKDLLQSRIDDLEKQVLSRVNSIEEGKLGMRNETEQRGRVESTLTSLHQRITDLEKGQRENRPLDKFQLTFPMRTNYMYAKVKKSLPEMYALTVCMWLKSNASPGVGTPFSYAVPGQANELVLIEWGNSPMEILINDKVAKLPFLINDGKWHHICVTWTTRDGVWEAFQDGVKRGSGENLAPYHPIKPQGLLILGQEQDMLGGGFDATQAFVGDLANFHIWDRKLSVGEIYNLATCSSKAQVGNVFAWMETSLEIYGGASKWTFEACRQLN